The proteins below come from a single Treponema phagedenis genomic window:
- a CDS encoding methyl-accepting chemotaxis protein, translating to MYTSKDSDFNSDIPVKILVFDLLAHLAWIPITIIALYIGGIADNALVTQGLTSISCIIMFIVLIAAPILKRKFLLKQIINYMQDHEAASRAVSLYERLTVGIPLVTAFTVPIFLSAEIGVINNLNIFLPYYALATGNILLPGALFAVSTIRVFEEWCSFVPLAQESKLSMAARIAMVSIVSCLAVSFVVTAPLISDAEQLSLGIKVARTLPFFVYAIFMSSLNIIAIVRSTLTDLKPILTKIEEVSLGNYRLEPESIASRDEVGILTRNFNNFLAFNKVFLTDLHDAVSKSDTVAQKLSIDMDTTSKTVGRMLGNISDIGYTIKTQTDAIMEARKTLANIAKNIESLDKDIETQAGAVSESSSAVEELVANINSITGMLSTNIENIDELNTVADAGQVSVREAYNFVQQITEESAGLLEAITVIQNIASQTNLLAMNAAIEAAHAGESGKGFAVVADEIRKLAEESGGQGKSITAVLKGLQQKIDALSVSASAVEKHFAQIMQVLKIVSDRSNEVMHALNEQSAGSTQILSAIKEITQITHSVKMSSGEMLQGNTEVTSEMHRLADGATIVEGNMKKINEGAGQISNVVKDIMILSEENKSATSAVMVYLDTLKI from the coding sequence TAATGTTTATAGTATTGATAGCCGCTCCGATTCTTAAACGAAAATTTTTACTTAAGCAGATTATTAACTATATGCAAGATCATGAAGCCGCAAGCAGAGCTGTTAGTCTATACGAGCGGCTTACTGTGGGGATTCCGTTGGTGACAGCTTTTACTGTTCCGATATTTCTTTCCGCTGAAATAGGGGTTATCAATAATTTGAATATTTTCTTGCCATACTACGCATTAGCTACCGGAAATATTCTTTTGCCGGGAGCGCTTTTTGCTGTCAGCACAATTCGCGTTTTTGAAGAATGGTGTTCATTTGTTCCGCTTGCTCAAGAAAGTAAATTAAGTATGGCTGCCCGCATTGCAATGGTTTCGATAGTTTCATGTTTGGCAGTAAGTTTTGTTGTAACGGCTCCGCTTATTTCCGACGCAGAACAGCTTAGTCTTGGAATTAAGGTGGCAAGAACACTCCCCTTCTTTGTATACGCGATATTTATGTCAAGTTTAAATATAATTGCCATTGTTCGCAGTACGCTGACGGATTTAAAACCTATTCTTACAAAAATAGAAGAAGTGTCTTTAGGTAATTATCGTCTGGAGCCTGAGTCGATAGCAAGTAGGGACGAAGTAGGTATTCTTACTCGTAACTTTAATAATTTTTTAGCATTCAATAAAGTATTTTTAACCGATTTACATGATGCTGTCAGCAAATCTGATACAGTTGCGCAAAAGCTTTCGATCGATATGGATACAACATCAAAAACGGTGGGAAGAATGCTTGGAAACATATCCGATATCGGCTATACAATAAAAACTCAAACAGATGCAATTATGGAAGCAAGAAAAACTCTTGCCAACATTGCAAAAAACATTGAGTCTCTTGATAAAGATATTGAAACGCAAGCGGGCGCAGTAAGTGAATCCTCGTCGGCGGTTGAGGAACTTGTTGCCAATATAAACTCTATCACCGGAATGCTCAGCACAAACATTGAAAACATCGATGAGTTAAATACTGTTGCAGACGCCGGACAGGTTTCGGTGCGTGAGGCGTACAATTTTGTACAGCAAATAACCGAGGAATCCGCAGGGCTTTTGGAGGCCATAACGGTTATTCAAAACATCGCAAGTCAAACAAACCTCTTAGCAATGAATGCTGCAATTGAAGCGGCTCATGCGGGAGAATCGGGAAAAGGTTTTGCCGTTGTTGCGGATGAAATCAGAAAGCTTGCAGAAGAATCGGGCGGCCAAGGTAAAAGCATCACTGCTGTTCTTAAAGGATTACAGCAAAAAATAGACGCTCTTTCCGTATCGGCATCAGCAGTGGAAAAACATTTTGCCCAAATAATGCAGGTTTTAAAAATAGTCAGTGACAGAAGTAATGAAGTTATGCATGCGCTGAATGAACAGTCTGCCGGAAGCACACAGATTTTATCCGCAATAAAAGAAATTACCCAAATTACGCATTCGGTTAAAATGAGTTCCGGTGAAATGTTACAAGGGAATACCGAAGTAACATCGGAGATGCATCGGCTTGCCGACGGAGCAACAATTGTAGAAGGTAATATGAAAAAAATTAATGAGGGAGCAGGTCAAATCAGCAATGTGGTAAAAGATATAATGATATTAAGCGAAGAAAATAAAAGCGCCACATCAGCGGTAATGGTCTACTTGGACACTTTGAAAATATAA